CTGCAAAATTAACTGCTGCGCCTGCAACTGATCTCGTCCAGCCTGCTCATACTGATGTACGGCATGTAGAATATCCTCCCGAATACGATCCCAATCACCAAGACGAACCTGATCAAACAACCGCTGCTCCGCCTGACGTGCTAGTGTACCAGTTCCCGGTGATGCGGTGGACGCGTAATCGTCATAAAAGCGATGCTTGACTGGTAAATACGGATTGCTTGTCGCAATCAAGGCTTCCTGATACGATTGTCGCAAACGTCCAAGCGAGCTGCACGGATTACCGATCCCGATAAAGCATTGCTCTCGTAGCTCTTGTCCAGCAACTGCCAACAATTCACGCGCTATATCCGATGCTTGCGCGCGAAACGATTGTCCAGCACGTCGGAATCCAATGATCGGCACTTGTCGTCCATTTAATGCACCGACCAGACCTTTGCCTGTACGGCGGATTGTTTCTCGAATGGCACCGTATAGATGCTCGGCAGCATCGGGGATAATGACCGCGAGTGCGAATTTCTCACTATCGGGATCAACATCCAGCCAACGTACGGTTTCGTCCAGATGCACATCATGCACATAATCAAATAGCAGTTGCGTCACCATATCTGTCTCGATTACCGGCAGTAGACGTTCCAGCTTATCATCCCGCTGCTTGCTCTGCTCCCGACTCTGACGTTCCGCCTCGATCTCGGCAAAAACCTTTTTGACTGTTGCTGTAATCTCCCCCGCCTTGCTTGGCTTGAGCAGATAATCCTTCACTCCCAGCTTAAGCGCTCGCCGTGCATACTCGAACGTATCATACGCGGTAATCATAATGAATTTGATCTCTGGAAAAGTCGCTCCGATCTGCTCGATCGTTTCCAATCCGTCCATACCCGGCATTTTGATATCCATAAGGATGAGATTCGGCTCGAAGCTGGCAGCTAGCTCAATCGCCAGCTTGCCATTTTTCGCTTGCGCAATCTCCAATTCTGGAAACCCCCGCTGCAAAATGGCTTCTAGTCCTTCCCTCACTACCTGCTCGTCATCGACGATAAGCAGCTTCATCATACGCGTCCCGTCCCCTTACTTTTGGTATTTTTAAGAGAACGCGTACGCCGCGTCCCTCTGTGCTATGAATCTCGATCACATCCCGTACACCATAAAAGAGCCGCAAGCGCTGCACCACATTTGTAAAGCCAATCCCCGTCGAATGCCCTTCACTCTCTACCGGCTGCTCGTCCAGAATCTGCTGAATCTTCACATGACTCATGCCCGGACCATCATCGGCAATCTCCACGGTAACGGTCTCGCCGCTATCGCGGATCACAATCTCAATATTGCCACCATGTTCATCCGGCTCGACTGCGTGGGTGATCGCATTCTCGATGATCGGTTGCAGTGTTAGCCCCGGAATCTGAATTGACAAGCATTCCTCATTAATCTCGGTATGCAAATGTAGTCGGTCGGTAAAGCGCGCCTTCTGAATCTCCATATATTGTCCCATTACCCGTACCTCATCATATAGCGTGACCGAGCGGTCCAATCGCTTGAGATTGTAGCGCAGCAGTCCAGCAACACTAACCAGCAGATCGCTCGTCTCCTCCGCCCCTTCCAGAAATGCCTTCTTGGATAGCGTATCGAGAATGTTGAACAGGAAATGCGGATTGATCTGGCTCTGCAAACTACGCAGCTGACTTTCTTGAAGTAGCAGCTTGTTCCGCTGCAATTCATTTTCCAGCTGTGCCTTCTGCTGAATCTCGGAGATCAGACCATTGATGCTAATGCGCATATGCTCAAACATCTTCGCTAGAAATGAAATCTCATCCGACGAATTAACCTTAACCTGTAGATCAAATCGCCCCTTCGCAAGCTCCTGTGCCGCTTGGGTCAATTGTTGAATCGGACGTGTGATGCTCAGTGAAAACCAATACGTAAATAGCAAAAGCCAACAGGTCATCGTAAGCAAGATCCAGATACCAAGTCGCTTCAATTCACTCGATTGCTGAATAATCCCTCTGTAAAATTGCTCGTAGGTGGTCAGCTCCCGATCCAGTAAGGTGAGCGTCATATCAGAAATATATTTGGAAATGCGTGTTGCTTCGGAGAAAGCATCCGCTGAATCCTCGGTTTCCTTTTCCGAATGAAACATCACGGCGCGCTCTGACGTTTCGATCAGACTGTCGATCAAATTGATATAGCTAGTTAAGGCAAAGTCATTGCCGCTATTACGCAAATTGCTGATTTCCAACTGAGCATCCTGCAATTCCGTTTCCCGTCGGCGTAAACTACTCAAATTACCTTCAGTTGGTGTAATGAGATAACTATTGAGTGACGTAATCACTCTCTGACTTGAGGTGGTCACTTCATTCATTCGCAGGTAGCGTTGCAGAATCTCGTTGTACTGATTCTCTGTCTTCTGGTTGTAGTACATGAGCGTAACCCAGATCATCAGCATAATGAACATGATGATCGCCGTGAGTGTCCATATTTTCCGCTGAATGCTAATCATTGGACCTGCGCCTCCGTACGGATGGAAATGTCCGTCAGATAACCGTCTCGGTTCAAAGGCAGCGTCTTGCCATTCAACCACTGTATCATCATCTGCACGCTCACCTTTCCCATCTCATCAGGCGATTGCTCCAGTATGCCATCTAGCTTGCCGTCACGCAGCAAGGGCAGCACATCTGGGTTGTCGTCAAACGAATAGATTTTATATGATGCTACACTGGAACGTCGGCTGATCTCCTGTACCATCGCTTCAGTTAGATTAGAATCCACTGATATGAAGGCGTTTACATTCGGGAAACGGTTCATAATATTTTGAGTGGCTGCGACGATCTTGTCGCGTACTTCCGGGGTTTGTACATATTCGGTATGAATACCGGGATATTGTTTGAGGATATGCTCCATTCCTTGTACACGTTGTTGCTGGTCGTATTCGTTGCGATCATCGCCCATCAGGACAACGGTGCCCTTTTGCCCCATATCTTGAATCAGTTTACGAGCAATCAATTGACCAGCAGCATGTGGGTCGGAGCCAACATAGGTTTTACGCAAACTGCTCTGCATCGGCACATCGCTGGCAACGGTAATAACGGGAATACCGTAGAATGCGGCTTTCACCTTAGTCAGATTGACAAATTCATCCGTATCCAGCCCTTGCACGATAATACCATCCACGCGTGAATCAATAGCAATCTCCAACTGCTTGAGAAAGCTCTCACGGTCGCGTCCGTAACTTCCCCATACTTCTAGCTTGGCATCCAAGCGTTGTGCCTGCTGTTCTGCGGCAGTACCTAGCTTTTGCCAGAAGGGGGTGCCAAGATCAAAGGTGATCAGAACGAGCCGATATTTCGGTTGTTGCTGGGAACGCACTACAGGCAGTTCATGTTCCGATTGGACAAACCGCAGTGCCGCCATAATGGTAAAGAACAGCAGCGTTAGGGCGACGATCGCCAGTAAAGCGCTTACTTTTTTATGCAAGTGAAAGATCCCTCATTTCGGCTACGATACACGTATTATAGCATCGGTGAGGGTTATGCTAGAAGATAGGAAAGGATAATTTTTTGATGAGTTTTTGGAATGTAAACATACAACACGAGAATAGGAACGTTCGTGTAGAGAGGTCCATTGGGAAACGATCCGTCCTAATTCTGCGTTGTATTGTCATTCTTGCTATCCATCGTTCATTGCTATAATTTCAATTGGTAAATGTAATTTGATCTACCGACTCCAATGTAGCAAAGCGTTTATGCCATACACTCTCATGATGACGAATAATCTGTTCAGCCGACAGAACACTGCTATCTAGCGTACTATGTGCATCCGCCGCAACAATATTGTGTTGGTACCCGATACTGTACGCATTCCGCAGCGTCGTATCCAAGCAAAACTCTGTCTGCGCACCAGCAAAAATTATTTGTTCAATTTCATTCCGGCGCAGCCAGTCCAACAGGCTTGTCCGGTAAAAGGAATCCCAGCGCGTTTTGCGAATGACCGTGTCTCCCAGTTGCCGTGATAATTGAGCACTGATTTCCCAATCTGGCGTATCCGGGTAAAGATCATCACCGGGATTCTCGTCACTGTGTTGAATAAATACAATTGGTACCCCCGCAGCGCGTGCTTTGTCAATTAGTGTGTTGGTGCGTTCTATCAATGATTCCCGTTGGTACAACGCGTTCTCCTCACTGTTGAAAAAGAGTTCTTGCATGTCGATGATGATTAGCGCCTGTTTCATTATGTATCTCCTCCATTTAATCGGAAATGTGAGTGAACCATTTTGAAATTTTAAATTGTTTATTGTGATTGTGCAATGGGAAGTGATTCAATTTGCGTACTGGGGGTTGGTTTTTATGGTCGTTGATACGTGGTTTTTAGTTTTTATTATTGTGAATTTTTCATATAGTGAAATATTTATTTTGATGTTTTGGGGTACTTGTATAAATGGTTGAGACATATTTTTCGTTATTGTAAAATATCGTCTCTTCCTCATTTTATTTAGTCGCTAGCCTACTTCTGCGTTCGCTGGTTCGCTGGTTCGCTGGTTCGCTGGTTCGCTGGTTCGCTGGTTCGCTGGTTCGCTGGTTCGCTGGTTCGCTGGTTCGCTGGTTCGCTGGTTCGCTGGTTCGCTGGTTCGCTGGTTCGCTGAGTAATTGTGACTGGGTGTTTCGTATATGGCAAGTTTACTTTTTGATCTGTTTTTTTATATTCTCTATTGTGAATTTTTCATATGTTGATATTTTAAGATATTTTCTAAAATCCCCTCATCTGTCCTGCCTTATTTACTTCAACCTTCAAAACACTCCTCATTTATAACTTTCCCCTTCCCCATTTTTCATAAAAAAATCGGGAGCATCCGCGTTGTGAACGCGAATATTCCCGATTGCATCATTCTATTATGATTGTTTTTTCCGTTGCATCATTCTTCAAGCATGAAATTGCTGACCATCGTATACCGCTTCCACATAACCTGCACGGATAACGAAGTCGCCAAAATGCTCGCCAAGCTCGCGCTCAGTTGCATAACGCTGGATAATCGGCTTCAGTGAAGATAAAATCTCCTCTTCCCCGATATTTTCACGATACAGCTTATTCAAGCGGCTACCGTCAAATCCACCGCCCAGATACATATTGTATTTGCCCGGTCCCTTACCGATAAAGGACAGCTCTGCCAGCATCGGACGAGCACAGCCGTTGGGACAACCGGTCATACGTACAACGATGTCCTCATTACGAAGTCCCGCTTGATCCAGCTCTAACTCCAGCTTGTCGATCAGCGTTGGCAGGTAACGTTCAGCTTCTGCCATTGCCATACCACATGTCGGCAGCGATACACATGCCATCGAGTTACGACGCAGCGCGGAATAATGCGCGCCATCTGTCAGATGATATTGAGCAATCAGCGCTTCGATGGCTTTCTTCTTCTGACTGCTGACATTGCCGATAATTAGATTCTGGTTCGGCGTTAGGCGGAAGTCACCCGTGTGGACCTTAGCGATCTCACGCAGTCCAGTCATCAGCGGATAGTCTTCCAGATCGACGATACGACCGTTTTGTACAAACAGCGTGAACATCCATTTGCCATTGCTGCCTTTCACCCAGCCGTAACGATCACCGTTATGATCAAATTGATACGGACGCGCTGCTTGCAGTTCCCAGCCTAGACGTTCATGCAGCTCGGCTACCAGCCAGTCCAGTCCACGGTCGTCGATTGTATATTTGAAGCGAGCGTGCTTACGCACCGCGCGATCACCATAGTCGCGTTGAATCGTAACGACTTTCTCTGCAACGTCAATCATCTGCTCTGGTGTAATAAAACCGATGACTTTGGATACTTGCGGATAGGTCGCGGTATCGCCGTGCGTCATACCCATACCACCGCCAACTGCTACGTTGAAGCCAGCAAGTCGTCCATTTTCCACAATCGCGATAAAGCCGAGATCCTGAGAAAATACATCCACATCGTTGGATGGCGGAACGGCAATGCCGATCTTGAATTTACGTGGCAGATAGACGGCGCCATAGATTGGTTCTTGTTCGGTTTCTGTATCACGGCTATCGATAATCTTTTCCTCGTCCAGCCAAATTTCGTGATAGGCACGAGTTTGCGGATCGAGGTGGGTGCTGACTTTGCATGCCCAGTCATACACTTCGGCGTGTACATACGATTGATCTGGATTGGTATTACACATGACGTTCCGGTTAACGTCGCCGCATGCTGCTAGAGTACTGAGCAGCGCATCGTTTACTTCACGAATGGTATTTTTCAGATTCCATTTCAATACGCCGTGCAGCTGAAACGATTGGCGAGTCGTGAGACGGATCGTTTCGTTACCATATTTGTGCGCGATGCTGTCCATCATTAGCCATTGTGCTGGTGTAACGATACCACCAGATGCGCGGACACGCAGCATGAACTGGTACGCTGGTTCCAGCTTTTGCTTTTTCCGTTCGTTGCGCAGATCGCGGTCGTCCTGCATATAGCTACCGTGGTGCTTCATTAAGCGGTTGTCGTCCTCAGGGATGGAGCCAGTGATTGGGTCTTTGAGCGTCTGCTCTAGACTACCGCGCAGATAAAAGCTATTTCGTTTAATATCCTCGACGTCGCTATGCGGACGGTCATGAGGTGGAAATTTTTCGTACTGGACCATGTTCAGTTCTCCTCTCGTAATCGCGGGCGTTTCCCCATTCAGCTGTTATTGCTCAATATACGTCCCGCTGATAACGTTTTTGCTGCAGCATATTGCTCATATACTGGGCAGCTTCTTCTTGGCTCATATTGCCCTCTTCAATTAGAATGCTTTCCAATGTCAGATGAACATCGTTTGCCATATGCTTTTCATCGCCGCATACGTATACAACGGCGCCTTGTTGAATCCACTCGTACAGCTCGCGGCTGCGTTCCTTCATACGGTGCTGAACATATACCTTTTGATCACTGTCACGAGAAAAGGCTACATCCATGCGCGTTAGCACGCCATCCTTGAGCCAACGCTGCCATTCGGTTTGATACAGGAAATCCGTACCAAAGCGGCGGTCACCGAAGAACAGCCAGCTTTTGCCCTCTGCTCCAGTCTCTTCACGCTCGGCGATAAAGGAGCGGAATGGCGCTACGCCTGTACCCGGTCCAATCATAATAATCGGTGTCGAGTCATCATGAGGCAGTTTAAAGTTGTCATTGTGCTGGATGTAGACTGGCAGCGTATCGCCCGCTTCCAGCCGCTCGGCAAGATGCACGGAGCAAACACCGTAACGCTGACGACCATGCTGTTCATATTCAACCTTCCGTACTGTCAAATGCACTTCATCTGGCGATGCCTTGAAGCTGCTGGAAATGGAGTACAAGCGTGCTGGAATTTTACGAAGCAGCGACAGCAATTCATCCGCTGGAATATCATTCAGTGCAAAGTCACGGATCAGATCGAGCAGATCGCGCCCTTGTAAATACGTACGCAGATCCTGCTCGCGCCCTTCTGCCAGCAGATCGTCCAGTTGCTGATTGTCTGCCAGTCCAGCGATTTTTTCTAGTAACGGCTTGCTCAGTGTCGTGATCTCATAATGACGAAGCAGCGCTTCGCGGATGCTTAGTTGATCACCATTTTTGTTAATGACAATGGATTGCTCGTCGTTCCAGCCCGTTTGCTGCAAAATGTCCTCCACCAGCTGCGGATGATTTTGCGGATACACACCCAGACTGTCACCGGGTTCATAGCTCAAACCAGAGCCTTCCAGCGACAATTCTACATGCCGTGTTTCCTGATCTGAACCGCGACCGTTCAGATTTAGATTTTCCAATACCTCTGCTGGAAATGGGTTGGTGCGATTGTACTCCGATTCTACAGCAGAACCAGCCGTACCTTCTGCCGCTACAGACGCAGCGGTCACTGCCGTACTGGCTTGCCCCAATGCAGCCAACACGCCAGCAATCCATTCTCCTGCCGCTTCTTCAAAATCCACATCGCAATCGGCACGATCAACAATGCGCTGTGCACCGAGTTCTTCCAATCGTTTATCAAAGTCCTTACCAGTCTGGCAGAAAAATTCATATGACGTATCGCCCAGACCGAGAACGGCGAATTTCGTTTCTGGTAATTGTGGTGCACGCTTGCTATTCAAAAATTCATAAAAGGGAATCGCATTATCCGGCGGATCGCCCTCACCCTGCGTACTGGCGAGAATGAACAAATTGCGGACCTTTTTCAAATTGTTCGTTTTGTAATCGCCCATCGACGAGAGCGTAACGTCAAAGCCTTGTGCTGTCAGCTGTTGGGACAGCTTTTTCGCCAATCCCTGCGCGTTGCCCGTCTGGGAACCGAACAGAACTGTAACTTCCTTCGGTATTTCTGGTGCTGCGGGCGCTGCCGCAACCTGTGCAGCTTCATTGCTTGCAGCTGGAGCAGATACGGCACTGCTCGTTTGCAGCGAAGCGCTCAGATAACCGCTCAGCCAGATGCGCTGTGTGTCGTTCAAGGTTGGCAGCAGACGATTGAGGAGCTCTGCTTGCTCCTGTGTAAACGGACTGTTAGTAGCTTGAAATTCCAACGATATCCACCCCATCATTTAGCAACGGCGGTCATGTCGCCGTCACTAATTCCTAGTATATTGCTCAGATTAATTTATGCTTACTTGAACTTATCACAGTCCAGCAAAGCGGTCAATTAGAATGCCTTATAGGTCTTATCAGTTCTGCTGATGAACGACATAGCAAAGACAAAAAAGCCTTTTCCATAGCGATACCATACAGTAGTAGCATACCTGTTGGTACCGCCGGAAAAGGCAGATTGTTATTTTACATACACAACGAATCCATAGGTGATCTCATGAAACTCATCCCATTTTGCCGATACGCTGTACTCGTAGTATCCGAGTTTGGTCGGCAGGGTGAAGCTGCGATTGGTGAGCTTTTGTGGAATATATTTTTTGTCGGTAACCTTGTACACAAACAATTCGGTTGGCGTACCTGTCAATTGCACACTCAGTTTGGAGGAAGGCTTGAGCTGAAGTGCATTGTCCTTCATCTTCTGATCGGTTACTTGATACAAATATCCACCGCCTGCCATACCTACTTCATTGCCGGAATAATCGACCGTAGTCCAAATGGAAGCGATGTATTGTAGCGGTAGTGTCTTCTTGCCGCTATTGATCTGTACTTTATTTACAGCAAAGGTTAATGGTGATTTGGTCTTGACTAGCAGATTCCGTAGAATATCCGCCTGCTCTGCGGGAATCTCCTGCACCGCTTGCCCTGCATCTGACGAGGTAACGATCAAGGCTGATTGCCCATATGTAGATCCAAGCGATAGTCGATAGGATGTTACTTCGTTATCTGTTGTTTTTACCGATACTTCGTAATCGGCTGCTTGCTGCGAGCTTCCTTGTGAAGGCGTGCTAAGTGTAATCGCTTGCTGGAACAATTCAATGATTACTTTGTCCGTATACGTTCTGGATACGCAGGGGCTAGAGCTTGATTGTGCTGGTGCTTGAGTAGAACAAGTTGCTGTGATGGATTGCGTATGGTTGACGATGTCTAGCATTTGTTCCGGTGTGGCTGCCCATGATGGCGTAGACGGTACAATCAGGCTGCATACCAGCGCTGCTGGCATGAGCCATGCCGCCTTTTTACGTGTAAAGATGTGCATGAATAAATCTCCTCACTATATTCTATATTATGTATAACATTTAAATTATAGAATAATTTGGGATAATATGCACCTTTCATTTTATACTTATCCTTTAGCAAGTCGCCAATCAGCTGTTACGAAGAGCAAAGATTTGTTGGATATATTGCTCCTTATACGCTGTATATTCCATGATGCCATGCTGCTGTTGAGCGATAAAATTCATTTTCAGCTGTGCATACCGCTTCCGTGCGTCCTCATGTTGATTCATATAATCGCGAAAAAATATCATATTCCGCCAATGCTCACCATCATACGGAATCATATGAATGAAATGCGTCTTCACCTGAAACGCAGCATCCGCAAACCGGGCAAACACCGCTTCCTGCGGACGCTGCACCTTTAACCGATAAAATCCAGCGATACGCAGGGGTGTATCATACACTGACCATTGCGCTTCCTCTTCCTCAACACCCAGCGCTATATCAATAATTGGCTTTGCCTGTAAACCGTCAATCGCAGTACTGCCAACATGCTGAATCTGATCGGATGAGAGACTAGAAAGCTGTTGCAGCAGTTCCATCCGCACCTGTTCAAATTCACGTTTCCACAATGGATCATGCTCCACTACAAGCACTTGATCCGGCTGCAATCCAAGCTGCGGACGTTTCATCTACAGCCCTCCTTGCTTGAGAAATGCTTTCTGCTTGCTTGCATTTCCGAATAGCAGATAGAGAACCCACTCCCGCTCATGATCTTCTAGCGCTCGCAATTGCTCTGCCACAAGCTGAATCCATTCCTGCTGCTGCATAATCTGATCCCCCAGCCCTTTGACCGTTTTGGCAGATTGACCGCTACCTAGCAAGATGTACAGTAGCACTGGCAATGTCTGTTCATCCAGTCCGTGCGTTTCCACAAAAGCAGCAGCATAGGAATTGTGCGCAGACTGATGCTCAGTATCAACCAACTGCATATACCGACGCAATAGCGGGAAATAGTCGCGACTGTATAGACCCAGACCCAAAATGGCATACGTTCCCGGCATGACCGATTTCTCGCCCGGCTCTACATCTTGATACCACGCAAATTCCTGCATAACCTTTTCTCCATAGGTTGCAAGGAGTGGATACAGATTCGGATATTGCATCGCATTGGCGAAAAAGCGATGTAGCGGCGATTTGGCAAGACGTTTTAGCGGTAGCGCATTCTTTTGCTTGCTGCTGAATTTCAGTTTGTATTCACGCGGAAATCCTTGCTCCAACACATCGCATATATACGTGAGCGCTTCACGATACGACGCCTCTTCCTCCGACTCCAATGTAATACTCATCTGTTGCAGCACATCGTTAGCTTTAGCAGTTATATATTCATTTTTGCGTTCATGCTCTATATTGCCGCTGCCCTGTTTTACATACAGAGCTGCCTGCTGCGAATGTAGCTGTACCGCATAATGCAAATAGATTTTACGCTGCTCTGCATCCTGCTTCCCAATCCGCATAGCTGCATAAAGGAACATGTCCAATTCATGCGGATCAACCTCCTCCGCCGTCACTTCCTGTCGAAGGGTTCGCTCGGTGGTATACTCATGCTCTGAATCAAAATATTGCGGCAAAAAGACATCATTCGCCCAGAATTTCAATGCCATCGAGGATGTAGACTGCCATCTCTCATATTGTGTTCTGAATTCAAATAACTTCTGATCCACCTGCTCAAACAGCGGCGCTAGCGTCTGTACATCCGTTGGCACCATATCCTTATTCAGCAGCAAATTGGCGAAAAAATGTAGATCACGTTCATTGGGCAAAACAGGCGGTTCTGCATAAATCTTCTGCTCTATAAACGACTGTAACGCTTGCTGAAGCGATGTCAGCTTGACTGGATTGATAAACGTTTCGCCATATACATACCTCTCATCTGTCTGTTCACTCGCAAATGCAAGCTTAAACTCTAGCCTATAATCAAACATCCGCTTCCCATACTGATCAGATAGGAATAATTCATGCAGCTGTTCACGGAATGTAGGCATAAACTCCTGCTCCAACAAGGAAGATGTCAATGACTCGCGCTCCACCTCGCTTTCCCATGTATACGCCGTATTACTCCATGAAAAGGGTTCCTCAATCTCTACGAAACATTTGCCTGCTTGTCGACTGGAAGCATTCATTCCAGCACGTCCCATTTGATAACCGACGTGCACATAATCGCGGAATCCCGCTTGCAGCGGACTGTGATGATTTATTTCGTCAATCCGACGTTGCTCCTTGCTGTATAGCTGATGTAACTGTGTCCATGTTTCGTGTAATAACTGCTCTATATGCGGGTGCACCCTGATTCCTCCCTTGTTATACCATAGCGTCTGATGATTCATTTTCTATTCTATGTAAGCTTGCATATTCATACAAATATGCAAGCCGATCCGTATTCATCCCCTATTATTATCACCCATTGTCGCGCCTATCTGTCTGTTATCCCTGCTCCACCTTGAGCAGTTCTGACTTCGCAAATGTACAAAATTCCTGCAAAGCCTCACTCGAAGCGAAGCCAGCCTGAGCGATGGTATCATTTCCGCCGCCTTTGCCGCCATAGGTCGACAGATGCTGCTTGAAAAAAGCGCCAGATTTCACATGAGGATGACCGTTCTGCGCCAATACAATCTTGTAATCCTGCTCACTAGACAGCAGCACCGTACATTGGCGCTGATCAAGCAGCTGCGCCGCCAGACGCTGCAAATCCTGCAATGATTTATCAGCAAAATGATGCACAAGCAGTGGTTGCTCCTGCTGCGCATCCACTGAAGATAGCAACGTATTCAGCAAAAATGCGTCATTTTCGCTCCGCAGGCGTTGTAGCTCATCCCGCTGCTGGCGCTGTTCCTGCTCCCATTTATCAAAGCGTCCCACAATATCGCGCCGTCCCGTATTGAAGCGTGATGCAATATGATCCAGAATATGCAGACTTTCGCTGTAATCTGCCCATACGCGCCAGCCATATTTGAAATACAAACGAATATGCCCTTTGGTTTTCTCCGCCTTATACAGCTTAATCATGCCAAGCTCACCTGTGCGGGATACATGCGTACCGCCGCAGGCATTATGCTCGATACCCTCAATCTCCACAATACGTACATGGTCTGTTACCGATGGCGGCTTGACCAGCGTCAAGGTCGCAAGCTGCTCTGCATCCACGAAGTAGCTGTTCACCGGAATATTGCGGTAAATGATCTCGTTAATCTTCTTCTCCAATGCTACTAGCTGGTCGGCAGAGCAATCTAGTGTATCCACATCAATCGTAGATTCCTGCTCACCCAGATGAAAGCTCAACGTCGGTGCAGATAACATATCCAGACAAACCGCTGATAGCAGATGCTGCCCTGTGTGCTGCTGCATATGGTCAAAGCGTCGTTGCCAATCAATCTCGCAATATACCTCTGCACCATCTG
The DNA window shown above is from Paenibacillus sp. JQZ6Y-1 and carries:
- a CDS encoding alanyl-tRNA editing protein, whose amino-acid sequence is MKELYFDSSYLTSWSAVIEHTWEQDGQYYVVLSQTAFYPHGGGQPCDTGTIDGIPVLDVQRQDGQVLHQLPSLPEQPDGAEVYCEIDWQRRFDHMQQHTGQHLLSAVCLDMLSAPTLSFHLGEQESTIDVDTLDCSADQLVALEKKINEIIYRNIPVNSYFVDAEQLATLTLVKPPSVTDHVRIVEIEGIEHNACGGTHVSRTGELGMIKLYKAEKTKGHIRLYFKYGWRVWADYSESLHILDHIASRFNTGRRDIVGRFDKWEQEQRQQRDELQRLRSENDAFLLNTLLSSVDAQQEQPLLVHHFADKSLQDLQRLAAQLLDQRQCTVLLSSEQDYKIVLAQNGHPHVKSGAFFKQHLSTYGGKGGGNDTIAQAGFASSEALQEFCTFAKSELLKVEQG
- a CDS encoding GrpB family protein, which encodes MKRPQLGLQPDQVLVVEHDPLWKREFEQVRMELLQQLSSLSSDQIQHVGSTAIDGLQAKPIIDIALGVEEEEAQWSVYDTPLRIAGFYRLKVQRPQEAVFARFADAAFQVKTHFIHMIPYDGEHWRNMIFFRDYMNQHEDARKRYAQLKMNFIAQQQHGIMEYTAYKEQYIQQIFALRNS
- a CDS encoding DUF6138 family protein, producing MHPHIEQLLHETWTQLHQLYSKEQRRIDEINHHSPLQAGFRDYVHVGYQMGRAGMNASSRQAGKCFVEIEEPFSWSNTAYTWESEVERESLTSSLLEQEFMPTFREQLHELFLSDQYGKRMFDYRLEFKLAFASEQTDERYVYGETFINPVKLTSLQQALQSFIEQKIYAEPPVLPNERDLHFFANLLLNKDMVPTDVQTLAPLFEQVDQKLFEFRTQYERWQSTSSMALKFWANDVFLPQYFDSEHEYTTERTLRQEVTAEEVDPHELDMFLYAAMRIGKQDAEQRKIYLHYAVQLHSQQAALYVKQGSGNIEHERKNEYITAKANDVLQQMSITLESEEEASYREALTYICDVLEQGFPREYKLKFSSKQKNALPLKRLAKSPLHRFFANAMQYPNLYPLLATYGEKVMQEFAWYQDVEPGEKSVMPGTYAILGLGLYSRDYFPLLRRYMQLVDTEHQSAHNSYAAAFVETHGLDEQTLPVLLYILLGSGQSAKTVKGLGDQIMQQQEWIQLVAEQLRALEDHEREWVLYLLFGNASKQKAFLKQGGL